A genomic window from Stigmatopora argus isolate UIUO_Sarg chromosome 13, RoL_Sarg_1.0, whole genome shotgun sequence includes:
- the sec22a gene encoding vesicle-trafficking protein SEC22a, whose product MSSVLFASVVRVADGLPLSASTDYEQDRELHETRKHLKALSRKLTNFPDRCTFRSGAYNVNFTSALGVCYMMVCLSNYPSVLAFCFLDELQKEFIVTYDGKRVGAAVRPYSFIQFDAVIQKAKQRYNSPRSLSTKINMADMQTEIKLRPPYRLSLEDVQAINGFSSRSSAKYKGIAPTQTLEPLTLPGAVSCVLSVLCGGLNLLRGVHAIESVLQDEDEDLSSVIAFFLGTAACLYQCFLFAYFSVWRNLKSFLALGLVCLCNMYLFQLRNVWQILFHVAVAACMTLHTHLRQPLGKAPDYNV is encoded by the exons ATGTCCAGTGTGCTATTCGCTTCGGTGGTGCGTGTGGCCGACGGCCTGCCGTTGTCGGCATCCACCGACTACGAGCAGGACCGAGAGCTGCACGAGACCAGGAAGCACCTGAAGGCGCTCTCCAGGAAGCTGACTAACTTCCCCGACAGATGCACCTTTAGAAGTGGTGCCTACAATGTCAA TTTCACCAGTGCTTTGGGTGTGTGCTACATGATGGTGTGCTTGTCAAATTACCCAAGCGTGTTGGCCTTCTGTTTCCTGGATGAACTCCAGAAGGAATTCATCGTCACCTATGACGGAAAACGTGTCGGCGCCGCTGTTAGGCCATACTCCTTCATACAATTTG ACGCGGTCATTCAAAAGGCCAAGCAGCGCTACAACAGCCCTCGCTCTCTCTCCACCAAGATTAATATGGCCGATATGCAGACAGAGATCAAGCTGCGTCCCCCCTACCGCCTCAGCCTAGAAGACGTGCAGGCCATCAACGGTTTCTCCTCGCGCTCCTCTGCTAAATACAAGGGCATCG CTCCCACTCAGACTTTGGAGCCTCTAACCCTTCCCGGCGCCGTATCTTGCGTCCTCAGCGTGCTCTGCGGAGGACTCAACCTGCTCCGTGGCGTCCACGCCATCGAGAGCGTTCTCCAG GATGAGGACGAGGACTTGAGCTCCGTGATCGCTTTCTTCTTGGGTACCGCCGCCTGCCTGTACCAG TGCTTCCTTTTTGCGTACTTCTCGGTGTGGAGGAACCTCAAGTCATTCCTGGCGCTGGGGCTGGTTTGCCTGTGCAACATGTACCTGTTCCAGCTCAGGAATGTGTGGCAGATCTTGTTCCACGTGGCCGTGGCTGCCTGCATGACGCTGCACACGCACCTCAGGCAGCCCCTGGGCAAGGCCCCCGACTACAACGTCTAA